GGCTCATGCCACCACACAACAGTCAAGTGAGCAGATTCAGCAAACTGATTTGGCTGAAAATTAATCCCCAGAGTCTGAATGAATTCTGCATTTACCTGATGTTTCCAATTCCAATTCAAATTCTCAGCTTTGTTGGAAACATGCATTTTCCAGTATTGGCTCCACCGACATCTTATGAGACTTTGCGACAAACCCAAATAACATTACAGTTACACAATAGTGATGGTTCTCTAAACAGCCAAGACAGATTCTACTCACTTTGCAGTCTTGTGCATATGGAATGAGCATGTTCCATCTCTGTTCTTCTGCTTGTATAAGAAATTACCTCAGGATATTATTAGTAATAAGGGaaatattaattgaaaaatGTCCGCTTAGCATTTTCTTGCTTATTTAGTAAAAGGCACTAAAACAAATGGTCTGAATTCTGAATAAATATGTCtatattgtaaaataaaattgaacacaaatattttcaagaatcCACATGCAATAGTCTTATGATCTTAAGATTCATCACAACACCAAGTTTTTGTTTCACTGTCTTACAAATCAGCACCACTCCTTATAAATGTACCAACAGTATCTTCCTATCCCTTTGTTAGATATTTTGGAGGGTAAACAGAACCACTAACTTTTGGTAAAGTCATCTCCAGGGTTCAGTTTTCTGATGAAAGCTGTTTCTGAAAGGTTCATTTCTGTTGCAATTTTTTGGTGCAAATCTTCGTCCAAGTCCTAAGGATGAAATCAACAAATCCAATCAAGAGCAGGCCAAAAAATGCAGAATCAAACTTTCTGTCAAATGCAGTCATTtagttttctattaaaataaaacatagatTCAGTCTTAATTCAAAATACTCTGTGAGAGTAAAATAAACTTTAAGTGGGACAATACACTCCCTCTGTAGGAGCTGagacaaactggaaaaaaatgaaactgctgGAGCTCACTAAGTGCCCGTGATTTCAGCCAGTGAACATTGATCCCAAGATAGCCAAGCCCCGGGGATTGTGTAACATTCTCCTTGGCCCATGTTCCTGCTCTTTCTCCACAGTTATGCTGACTGGCCAGGTTGGAGAATCTGATCTTTAAAATACTGCAACTTAAGTGAAACAAAGTACTAAAGAGACCAGGTCAGGTTCAGCTGCTGAGATATAAAAATGCGCCCTTTTAACCTGAATTACTTCCTTTAATAACTAAACCTCTCCAGCCAATATCCCCACACTACAGCTACAAACCAATAACTGATTAGCACACTAGAGCTGAACTTGCAGATTGAATTCTGTGCAGTTAAACAACATTCTAACATTTTACGGTACAGTTACATTCCCCATACCCCAGGAAGAGTTTGGTCAGTTACTGTAAAGATCCTAGATCAGAACAAAGACCagaaaaaagctattaaaaataactacttttttttttaagtaacatGGAACTTTATTGAAATACTGCCATCCTGTGGCAcctctgaaacacagaaacGACTGGGTTTGCCATCCTTGCATTTCTCCTGATTTTTTCTGTAAAGCATCTTCTGAGActcaggagggagcagagaaCAGTTGTTTTGCATGGCTGCATCACACTTTCTTCACTCTTAGAATAAAATGCTGGATTAGGATCTCAGCTTTAGCTGTCACACTAGTCTTTACTTCCAGGAACTGtagaaaaaactttttaaacatCTGCATTCTAAAGTCATCATGCAAGTAAGGTAGCCTCACAATACCTTAATgtaataaagcaaaattaatataaaaatgcaattagAAACTCATAATTTTAAAGCCGAGATCATTTTGAGAGTATTTAGATTTTATGGGGccaaaaatatctctgaagaGATGTTCCCAGTCATACCTTTAGCTGACTTGGTAAAGGGGCAACATTATATGAGATTTAGACTGACTTAGGAACATCTAGAAAGTATTCATATTGTCATTACAGGCTCTTGCTGTTGGCTACTCTAcctatattttcatatttacaaTCTTTTATTAGGAGTTACTACACAAATAATACGAGGCCTGTAAATTTCTAATCGATCTTAGTAATTCTTTTTGTTAGAAATCAGTACCAATTAGCAACAACTGTTCACAACACCCTCATGAGGAAGATAACCACTGTCAACTGCATCAAAACTACCATgtaaaaaggaagcaaaaaactTGGTTGTTTAAACTTGGCTAAACCTAATGGTGAAAGACTCATATCCAGGTCAATacctgctctttttctttccagagaaagaggaaaaacaaaggaaaaaagggagaaaacccATACTAAAACCAAATCCCACAGTTTAATCCTTCTACTGAGTACCGATTCTGTTTTACAGCATTACTTTTCAGATTTCACTCTGAATCCTTCTTAATCCTCCAGAATCTTTATTCTGGATCATTCTTGAAGAAATTAAGCCATTTTCTTGACTAAACTCAAAATAAATCCAGTCTATTCCTTAATAAAGTGTTTTTAACAGCCcacaaaaaattcaaaggttGTCTTGTATGACATCGTTGTgattgggggggggagggaaagacGAACACCCCCGTGCTAATTTCTCTGTATTCTGGCGCCACAGCAAACaactctggaaaacaaaagtcCCGAATAAAGAAAGCAAAGTCTGATCCAGTGCTGAGTCCTCAGGCCAAGTACAGAATGGCAAATGTCATTACAGTACCTCAAAaaattgctgggtttttttaaacttacatTTTCAAGCAGACAAACTGCCGCAGGATTTCCAGAAAATGGCCGGTTTGTAAAAGCATCAACCGTAAAAATTGGAATCTGCATTGTCTCGTGCACCTGTTCAGCCGCAGGCTGCGCTCTGCAAGGTACTCTCTAACCTGTTTAACCCAAACAGACAGCAGAACTCCAAGTTAATGTTTTCCCGACGGCAGGCGGAGCCAGCGGCCCCATCTCGTCACTTCCTAGCGCCGACACTGATTGAGACTGCTTCGTACGCCACTGGCGCTCTAcgcttgcttgcttgcttgcttatttatttatttatttacttatttacttacttacttacttaaaacacacattttagCCTCCCTCGCCACCAGCCCCTTTCACCACAGCACCCGGCCCGGTCTGCCCCGCACTGAGGGAGGCGGGATCCTTGCCGGCTCGGCAGGTTTGCTGAGGAGGCGCGGGCAGCCATTGCGTGCGCCCACACCGGGCAACCTTCCTCATCCTCACTCCCTCCCAAAGCTGCGCCGGGGGAGAGGGACACGCTGAGCGGGACACAGCTCCAGAGCACCACCGGAGGCCGCCGCCGCGGGCGTGAGGCGATTCCTGGGCACGCGCGCTCCCGCTTGGCGCCAAAacgagcggcggcggccgcgtGAGCGAGGGAGGAGCGCGCACGCGCCCGGACGGTCCCTCAGCAGAGGAGGCGGTGAAAGGAAGGGGCGGGAACGCCCCCTCCCTACCCCGCATGCGCCGTCGCTCCCTTCCACCATCCCCCCCGCTTTCCCCCTGCGAGTCGCGCGTGCGCGGGAGCCGCCCAGGCGGGTGTGAGGCGGCGCGCGGTGCGGGTATCGCGATAGTCGCGCGGCCCGGACGCTCCGCTGCCCGTGGGCGCTGCGCAGGTGTGGGCCCGCCGGACGGCTCGGCAGTGAGCGAGGAGGCGCGTTCTGCCCGGCGCGAGCGGCTGCCGGGACACGGCCAGGGGTGCGCGAGAGGCTCGCGAGAGGCTCGCGGTGAGCGGAGAGGGCGAGCGGGCCGagcgagcggcggcggggcccgccCGGGGCGGTTCGGCGGGCGAAGGGTGGCCTCGGGGGGGCTCGGGACACGCCCGGCGCCGGGTCGGGCCCCGCGCGCGCCCGAGGGCGGGGGAGGGGCGAGGCGGTGCGGAGCCTCGTTCCCGATCGCGGCCGCCATTTTGAGCGGCGGAGgcgagggcggcggcggccccagGAGAGCGGCGGGCGGGGGGTCCCGGGGCGGTGAGGGGGCGCGGGCCGGGCGGCGCGGCATCTCCGAGGCCAGAGGTGAGCGGCGGGACGCggcggggggcgcggcgggagcggggcgggcgaGCGGCGGGCGCCCCGAGGAGGCGCGGTAAATGGCGGCGAGGAGCGGGCGGGGGTCAGGGCCGCGGTCTCGGGAGGACGGCGGGAGGCGGGATCGCGATGGCTCCGCGCCTCACGAGGCGCCGATGGCGGCTCTCTTTGTGGGACGGTGGCGGGGGCCCCCCTTCACACGCCCCCGTCACACGCGCACTCGCCCGCCGCCCTCGGCTGAGGGCAGACAAAGGAAGGCCTTGTGGTTCCAGCCCCTTCCTCAGTTGTTAcgcttcaaggaaaaaaacaacaccggaaaaaaaaaaaaaaaaaagcccccaaagcTTTACAGGGCGGATGTGAAATGCACTCCGAGTAAATGCCAGGCTCAATGTGCCGTGCCCTGCCCACGTGCTGCCCGCCGGCCACGcggtgctctgcagcagcagccccggtGGCGGGGGTTAAATCCCCTCGGTGCGGATTTAGATCCCTTTGGGATGTGTTTAGATGCACAATTTCAAATCCGGAACAGGAATAAAGTTCACGAGAGTTATCTAAATAAAACGTagcatatttctttttaagggGGGGGCCTCGGGCATGGACGGAaactcaggggttttttatttctgttttgttgggtATTTTTaggatttaaattaaataaaagatgGACTGGAGTGGAAAACACAATGGGCCCAATGATACAACCAATGACGGAACAGTGGTACGACTCCGAGGCCTGCCATTTGGTTGCAGCAAAGAAGAGATTGTTCAGTTTTTCCAAGGTATTTCCAGTATAGTCGAAGCGTAGTGGGGTTCTTTAGAGGATTTTTGTATCTGTTACACAGTGTTTTGTACACGTTTAATAGCTGTTAATGGGGTGGATGGGGAGGGATTGTGTTAAATTAGTTTATTTTGACTAAGATTATGCCCTGTAAATGAAGCACGGATAATCATAGATGTAGTAGAACACAAAATGTATCTGATTTTGTCGAGGTGGGAAAGATACTGTGCATATTGGGGTAACCTGAATGTTAACATTTGAATCGGTTAAATTGCTTGATTGGTAGCTATATTTTCTTCGTGTAACTTAGGTGGTTGTATTTTTGTATAGTCTAAACAGAAAAGAAGTACAGCTAAATCCATAAATGTTTAATGACAGATCGTGGGCTTGTATTGTTGGGTGATGGGGGAAACaaggtggttttctttttcgttgttgttgtttagaTATGCTTTAAGTATTTGCTACAGATGGGAATGTTTCAGCCTTTAACACTGTTCCCCTTGACGGGGTTATTTGTCCTTGGGTTAAAGGGTTGGAAATCGTGCCAAATGGGATAACATTGACGCTGGACTACCAGGGGAGAAGCACAGGGGAGGCCTTCGTGCAGTTTGCTTCAAAGGAGATAGCAGAAAATGCTCTGGGGAAACACAAGGAAAGAATAGGGCACAGGTGGGGATGGAGAGTTTGGGATGGTgttaaatctttattttttgggggttgtggGTCAGTAATGCTTTTGGGGGGTTGGGGACCGTTGGGGAATTGGCTGTTTTTAAGAATTTTTGTAACTGATCCTAAGTTAACTTGGGAAATACAGTAgatttggggggtgggggagacAGTATTGCACTGGGTAGTTTGCTAAACTCAGAAAATTGTTTCAATCATGCTTGTGTTGGGTAATTTGTGATAAACGCTGCTATAGCCAGACATTGTTTTTCAACAGTATGTTTCTCATACTGGAAAGACATATTTTAAGCTTAATTCGTACAGCTAGAATTTTCACATAGTAATTTTTGCCACCGtaaagtgggggttttttaatacacTTAAGATTCTTACAGTTTCAAGGAGAAACTTAAGTTGTATGGCATTTCTAGTCACTGCTATTGGCTTGTACGTTTAGCTCTAGAAAATGTAGTATGGCCTTTTGTAAAATTCAGACTGCTTCTGCCTGTGTTCTTACTGGTACCTTGAAAATCCTCTTTTATTAGATACATTGAAATCTTCAAAAGTAGTAAGAGCGAAATCAGAGGATTCTCTGACATGCCAAGAAGAATGATGGGACAACAGCGACCTGGACCATATGATAGACCATTAGGAGGAAGAGGGGGTTATTATGGAGCTGGGCGTGGAAGTATGTATGACAGAATGCGTCGAGGAGGTGGTGGATATGACGGTGGTATGTTCATCTAATGAACACAGGTTCTCTTGGCAGTTTCATGTTTCTGACATACTTGTCAAGAAATAAGAAATGGCAGTAGCTGTAATGCCCTTTAGGTTGGATGTattgataggaaaaaaatttgtaaTACATCAAAACACGTGGCTTCGTATTTAAGATGAACGTTAATAATAAGAGAGCTATTTTCGTTTGAATCAGATCTTTCCACTTGCATGTTTCAGTCTGTGtcatataaaaagaaatgtactTTTTACCACGTTCAGAAATCCAGGTTTGAACGTCTGCAGGGGCTGTTTGCAAAGCGCTGGGTGCCCAGAGACTGCAGAATTGAGTGTTGTGTGTGCAGTGCTCTGTGAATTCGGAGCAGTAATGTAATggttcttttcctctttccattgCACAGGATATGGTGGCTTTGATGATTATGGTGGCTATAATAACTATGGCTACGGAAACGACGGCTATGACGACAGAATGAGGGATGGGAGAggtaaaagaaattattagtTTGTCTAAAAAGGTTCTCCTGTTACTTGAGTTGCAAGACACGGTATTTCCCAGGCAGAGACGATTCTTCTGCTGTTTGGTAAAGGAGGCTGTTTAAAAAGGGGAGGGGATTGGGGAATCGTAAGAAAAGGTAAATAGACGGCTTAGGAGGTTTGGGTTGATACATGGGAGGCGTAAACACCGTGCATTCACTGGTATAATTTAGTGCGTTCAGAAAAAGAGTAGTGATGATTTTTGGCTTTTCATGATCTTAGaggtgtgtgggtttttttggtttgggtttcccAATAGGCATGGGAGGACATGGCTATGGAGCTGGAGATGCAGGGTCGGGGTTCCATGGTGGCGGTCATTTTGTTCACATGAGAGGGCTGCCTTTCCGAGCCACGGAAAACGATATTGCTAACGTAAGTACCACGGGGGAAAGGGCTTCCTCATGCCAGCAGTATgcgtgtccctgtctgtcccagTCCAAACTCGGGGAGCCTTCTCAAACAAGTCACTGCTACACCTGCACAAAGTTACCGAGCTTTTAGAAAGCTACTCTCTGAGGTGGGATCACCGGCAAAGTCAGCAAAGCTATATTTAACATTAATCCCTGCACTCTCTGCTATTTTGTTTCCGTAAAAGGTGTATTGCAGAGACAACAGTCGCTGCAATCGGTATCCTCATTTTAAGGCCTTCAGGATTTGTTTaagctgctctgattttgtgAAAATGACAGATGTGAAACTTACATTGCTAGTTTTCATATTTGTTTGTTGACCTGAGACTTATTTCAGgaggggcagggtgggcaggctgTAGAGAGCTGTGTTGCCTTGGAGAGGACTGCATCTCTCTCGTCAGAGGTCAGGGTCGCAGATAAAAGCGCATCCGCAGGATTTTGGGAATGCGTTCTTGTGTTAGTGCGGATGTGGTGTTGTCTGGGAAAAAGCTTTCTTGGGGTACGAGGCCTGGCTTAAACATAGCACATCCTTGGAGAGAGGCTGTCTTGCTAGTTGCGCCTGTATATTTTACATGCAGAGCTCCGTTCTTAAGCTGGTGCTTGTTCGCTTTTGTGACTGGGTTGGTTTATTTAAATGGAGGTGTGTTTTCTTGAGCTGGTTTGATTGTTTCATTTAGGGTAAAGACTGACAGCAAGGGCCAAAAGTCAGGCTTTGATCTGGAGCAGTGAGGAAGAGTAGTGCTATTGACAGGCAGCATTTCTTGAATTCCATGAATGCGTCCTTGCTTTGAGAACTCTGAAGAAGCAGAGCCCAGTGAAAACCAACCGATTATTTTCTTGCCCAGGATGCCGTCGCAGTTGACTGTTGCTCaaagcagtgtgtgtgtgggcaGGAGTTGTTTGCATCTTTGCTTTCAGAGAAAGCTCCTTGGGCTCTGTAGCTGCAGCTCTCCAAGCTGTGTAGTAACAATGGGTTGTCAGCATGGGTTGACCTGATGTTGAATGTCCCACAACCACCAAGTACTACTTGAGAAATGAGTAGTTAAATTTATGTGGTGGGATGATGTTGAATTAAAGCAGTGCACCACTAACCATgggaatggaaaacaaatgcCTGGCTTGAATTCCGCATTAACgtgatttgttttttgttttctccctagTTTTTCTCGCCATTGAACCCTATAAGAGTTCACATTGATATTGGAGCAGATGGAAGAGCTACGGGAGAGGCAGATGTGGAATTTGTAACACACGAGGACGCGGTAGCTGCCATGTCCAAGGATAAGAATCACATGCGTGAGTGTCGTGTTCCCTGACGCTGCCGCTGGGCCAGGCTCgagcagggctgtgagcagcagatCCATCCTAAGCTTTTCCCAGTTTACCACACTGCAGACTCGCTTGTTTGTGGCCCTCTGTCTGCTCCCTCTATGGGGGGGttgctttgtgtgtgtgctcctggtctgggaaacaaaatacaaactgAGGCGCTTTCTGCTTCTTACAGAGCATCGATACATTGAACTGTTCCTGAATTCCACTGCTGGAGGTGGCTCTGGAATGGGAGGCTATGGCAGAGATGGAATGGGTATGCATCAATTGCACACTTAGCTGATGCTTTGCCAAGTCTAATGGGTTCCAAGCTTGTAACGTTGGACTTTTGGCTTTGCAGATCAAGGTTATGGCTCTGTTGGCAGAATGGGAATGGGTAGCAATTACAGCGGCGGGTACGGAACGCCTGATGGCTTGGGCGGATATAGTAAGtacaatttctcttttaaatgttCAGGGGGAAAGTGTGGATGTCAGTCTTTGACAGAGAGGGGCAAGGGTGGTGGGCTTTGGGCTGGGACAAGGGAAAGAGGGGCGGTGGTTTTTTGAAACTAAGGCTCTGGGGGCTTTACGCATCGTGCTACTGCAGCAAATGCTGGTTAAGAGCGGTAGTGCTGAGTATTGTTAGTGTAAGTTGTCATTGTCAACCAGTTCTGTATTACCCatcccattttttctttttttaaggtatGTATGCGTGACCTTGTGTCAATTGTTTGCAGGTCGTGGCAGTGGAAATAGTGGAGGATACTATGGGCAAGGCAGTATGGGTGGAGGAGGATGGCGTGGGATGTATTGAAGGATAGCCTTGCTTCTGCAAAACACCTTGGAAGAAACAGTCTCTGGTCTACTAGACTTTCttacaaaatttaatttcttttgtattttaagaacTTTATAATGACTGAAGGAATGTGTTTTCACAATATTATTTGGTAAGCAACAGATTGTGAtgggaaaatctgttttctgtagGTTTTATTTGTTGCATACTCTgactttaaataaatttttatattcAAACCACTGATGTTGATACTTTTTATACTAGTTACTCCTAAGGATGTATTACATATTCAAGACTACAGTCGGTTTAAAATGTTGTACTATGGTTCCATAAAGGTGGTTGTACTGTAACTCCTATGAACACTGATTCAGTTCTATGTAATCTTGGTCTAGTGAACAAATTTAAGCATTCACTTGTTTAAGGGGAGAAGGGTAGGTGAATAGGTTAGTTTATTTGGTAATGACTTTCCTAAACCCTTTTGATAGGTTGTATGTGATAATTGCACCGCAGCATCACGCTGTGGAGGCTCAGTCATTGCTCtggcttcttcctcctgctgccagcagccccagcacatgCACACCTCTGTCCTGCCTCCACCACAGCCAGCAGGCACGGTTCTTTGCACACTGCAGTAGCGTTCTGGAGCCTGCACTCACGCGTGTAACCTGCACCTCTAACCAGCGCTAGCACAGCTTTTAGCTAACACAACATAGGGCAAATACTAGTTCAGTTGATGCATTTTACTTAGTATTTCTTTTCACAAACATGCTTTTAGGAAGAGTGGAGGATTTGGAAGCAAgttacttcttttctttcttgaatttattgtatttaaaCACGGTTCAGCATTTTTTCACTGCGCAGAGCTGATTGGTCTGTATTCAAAGTTTGCCAGGCCATTCTACACAGGAGCTCATTAGAAGCCAAGATCTCTAAAACAGGCCCAATAATTTTTCAGTAACACACGAC
This portion of the Hirundo rustica isolate bHirRus1 chromosome 8, bHirRus1.pri.v3, whole genome shotgun sequence genome encodes:
- the HNRNPH3 gene encoding heterogeneous nuclear ribonucleoprotein H3 isoform X2, which codes for MDWSGKHNGPNDTTNDGTVVRLRGLPFGCSKEEIVQFFQGLEIVPNGITLTLDYQGRSTGEAFVQFASKEIAENALGKHKERIGHRYIEIFKSSKSEIRGFSDMPRRMMGQQRPGPYDRPLGGRGGYYGAGRGRYGGFDDYGGYNNYGYGNDGYDDRMRDGRGMGGHGYGAGDAGSGFHGGGHFVHMRGLPFRATENDIANFFSPLNPIRVHIDIGADGRATGEADVEFVTHEDAVAAMSKDKNHMQHRYIELFLNSTAGGGSGMGGYGRDGMDQGYGSVGRMGMGSNYSGGYGTPDGLGGYSRGSGNSGGYYGQGSMGGGGWRGMY
- the HNRNPH3 gene encoding heterogeneous nuclear ribonucleoprotein H3 isoform X1 yields the protein MDWSGKHNGPNDTTNDGTVVRLRGLPFGCSKEEIVQFFQGLEIVPNGITLTLDYQGRSTGEAFVQFASKEIAENALGKHKERIGHRYIEIFKSSKSEIRGFSDMPRRMMGQQRPGPYDRPLGGRGGYYGAGRGSMYDRMRRGGGGYDGGYGGFDDYGGYNNYGYGNDGYDDRMRDGRGMGGHGYGAGDAGSGFHGGGHFVHMRGLPFRATENDIANFFSPLNPIRVHIDIGADGRATGEADVEFVTHEDAVAAMSKDKNHMQHRYIELFLNSTAGGGSGMGGYGRDGMDQGYGSVGRMGMGSNYSGGYGTPDGLGGYSRGSGNSGGYYGQGSMGGGGWRGMY
- the HNRNPH3 gene encoding heterogeneous nuclear ribonucleoprotein H3 isoform X3, whose amino-acid sequence is MDWSGKHNGPNDTTNDGTVVRLRGLPFGCSKEEIVQFFQGLEIVPNGITLTLDYQGRSTGEAFVQFASKEIAENALGKHKERIGHRYIEIFKSSKSEIRGFSDMPRRMMGQQRPGPYDRPLGGRGGYYGAGRGSMYDRMRRGGGGYDGGYGGFDDYGGYNNYGYGNDGYDDRMRDGRGMGGHGYGAGDAGSGFHGGGHFVHMRGLPFRATENDIANFFSPLNPIRVHIDIGADGRATGEADVEFVTHEDAVAAMSKDKNHMQHRYIELFLNSTAGGGSGMGGYGRDGMDQGYGSVGRMGMGSNYSGGYGTPDGLGGYSMYA
- the HNRNPH3 gene encoding heterogeneous nuclear ribonucleoprotein H3 isoform X4, which translates into the protein MPRRMMGQQRPGPYDRPLGGRGGYYGAGRGSMYDRMRRGGGGYDGGYGGFDDYGGYNNYGYGNDGYDDRMRDGRGMGGHGYGAGDAGSGFHGGGHFVHMRGLPFRATENDIANFFSPLNPIRVHIDIGADGRATGEADVEFVTHEDAVAAMSKDKNHMQHRYIELFLNSTAGGGSGMGGYGRDGMDQGYGSVGRMGMGSNYSGGYGTPDGLGGYSRGSGNSGGYYGQGSMGGGGWRGMY